The following are encoded in a window of Coregonus clupeaformis isolate EN_2021a chromosome 34, ASM2061545v1, whole genome shotgun sequence genomic DNA:
- the LOC121550083 gene encoding carbohydrate sulfotransferase 2-like — protein MRGKQYHQQLKLTAPWEKDAGYGRKLKTYRNHTKIIAQPGIVMKVLRRKRIVLFIAYILLLVLTMLNLANYKWTKEPQQCNHQMRSTTYHGRSDIRFLYRPSLAKKRQLVYVLTTWRSGSSFFGELFNQNPEVFFLYEPMWHIWQKLYPGDAVSLQGAARDMLSSLYRCDLSVFQLYNSPGGKNFTSLGLFGATLNKVVCSYPLCSAYRKEVVGMVDDKVCKKCPPQSLRLLEEECLKYSTIVIKGVRILDVNVLAPLMEDPSLDVKVVHLVRDPRAVANSRIKSRHGLIRENLQVVRSRDPKLRRIPFVDPNHKANKKDGSDYHSIGAMEVICDRTSRTLRTALNPPSWLKGKYMAVRYEDLVENPVKILRNIYRFANLTTNHDIELFALNMTGGSSSSSKPFIVSSRNATQAASAWRTVLSIQQIKQVEDYCHHSMAVLGYDRVRTAGEAKDLSKSLLTVSKL, from the coding sequence ATGAGAGGGAAACAATACCATCAACAACTGAAGTTGACAGCGCCTTGGGAGAAGGATGCTGGCTACGGGAGAAAGCTCAAAACGTACAGGAACCATACTAAGATAATAGCCCAGCCCGGCATTGTGATGAAGGTGCTACGCAGAAAGCGGATTGTGTTGTTTATAGCCTATATCTTACTGCTGGTGCTGACCATGCTGAACTTGGCCAACTATAAATGGACTAAAGAGCCCCAGCAGTGCAATCACCAGATGAGGAGCACTACCTATCATGGCAGATCAGATATCCGGTTCCTCTACAGACCCTCTCTGGCCAAGAAGAGACAGTTGGTCTATGTTCTGACCACATGGAGGTCTGGGTCCTCCTTTTTCGGGGAGCTGTTTAACCAAAATCCTGAAGTGTTCTTCCTGTATGAACCCATGTGGCACATCTGGCAGAAGCTGTACCCGGGAGACGCGGTGTCTTTACAGGGGGCAGCCAGGGACATGCTCAGCTCCTTATACCGCTGTGATCTCTCTGTGTTCCAGCTGTACAACAGCCCAGGGGGAAAGAACTTTACTTCCCTAGGACTCTTTGGGGCCACCCTGAATAAGGTGGTGTGCTCCTACCCCCTCTGCTCCGCCTACAGGAAAGAGGTGGTGGGTATGGTGGATGACAAGGTGTGTAAAAAGTGCCCCCCTCAAAGCCTTAGACTACTAGAGGAGGAGTGCCTCAAATACAGCACTATCGTTATTAAAGGGGTGCGTATCCTGGATGTTAATGTACTAGCCCCCCTCATGGAGGACCCGTCCCTGGACGTGAAGGTAGTCCACCTGGTCAGGGACCCCCGGGCCGTGGCCAACTCCAGGATCAAGTCCCGACATGGGCTGATCCGGGAGAACCTGCAGGTGGTCCGGAGCAGGGACCCCAAGCTCCGCAGGATCCCCTTCGTAGACCCCAATCACAAAGCCAACAAGAAGGACGGCTCGGACTACCACTCCATTGGAGCCATGGAGGTGATCTGTGACCGCACCTCCCGGACCCTGAGGACTGCCTTAAACCCTCCCAGTTGGCTCAAAGGGAAGTACATGGCTGTACGCTATGAGGACCTGGTGGAGAACCCTGTGAAGATCCTGAGGAACATCTACCGCTTCGCCAACCTCACCACCAACCATGACATTGAATTGTTTGCTCTGAACATGACAGGCGGGTCTAGCTCGTCCTCCAAGCCGTTCATAGTGTCCTCCAGGAACGCCACTCAGGCTGCCAGCGCATGGAGAACAGTGCTCAGCATCCAGCAGATCAAACAGGTGGAGGACTACTGTCATCACTCCATGGCTGTCCTGGGCTATGACAGAGTCAGGACGGCCGGGGAGGCCAAGGACCTTAGTAAGTCTTTACTGACGGTCTCCAAACTGTGa